One stretch of Harpia harpyja isolate bHarHar1 chromosome 17, bHarHar1 primary haplotype, whole genome shotgun sequence DNA includes these proteins:
- the LOC128153576 gene encoding taste receptor type 2 member 40-like, which yields MLPPVLIISISIVAIEVVAGFIGNGFITAVNIINWIKSKKISSADMILIFLSTSRLILQVTILMHIHSLYFADAFKLASVYKAFGAVWMFVNNASLWFSTWLYVLYCVKIINVTQWLLLQIKLRIAGMVPWLLLGSLVISSVTSLPLLWITPSTYLCSSTGNCIENSTAHITDWGSSSLYLLLLYFVGCFFPLVLSVVTSALLITSLQKHTKKMQSYVDTFRDPLIDVHLTVIKSIISFLILYLSSFIAQILLILSTSQSKDVVKVAVSLVVAGAYPSIHSIILIIVNSKLKLAFRILCQHFKCHLENMTLSLML from the coding sequence ATGTTGCCACCGGTTCTTATCATTTCAATAAGTATTGTAGCTATTGAAGTTGTTGCTGGATTTATTGGAAATGGATTTATTACAGCTGTTAATATCATTAACTggatcaaaagcaaaaaaatttcttccGCTGATATGATCCTGATCTTTCTGAGCACATCAAGACTTATCTTACAGGTGACCATATTGATGCACATTCATAGTCTCTACTTTGCAGACGCGTTTAAGTTGGCTTCCGTGTACAAAGCTTTTGGAGCTGTATGGATGTTTGTAAACAATGCCAGTTTGTGGTTCAGTACCTGGCTCTATGTACTCTACTGTGTAAAAATAATCAATGTCACCCAATGGCTGTTGCTGCAAATCAAGCTCAGAATAGCTGGGATGGTCCCATGGCTTCTTCTAGGATCGCTGGTGATCTCTTCCGTGACTTCTCTTCCTTTGCTATGGATTACACCCAGCACTTACCTCTGCAGCTCAACAGGGAACTGCATAGAAAACAGCACAGCACATATCACCGACTGGGGTAGTTCCTCTCTCTACCTGCTGCTTCTTTACTTTgtaggttgtttttttcctctggtacTATCTGTGGTAACCTCAGCTCTATTGATTACTTCTctacagaaacacacaaagaagatGCAATCTTATGTAGATACTTTCAGGGATCCTTTGATAGATGTTCACCTAACTGTCATTAAATCCATTATTTCTTTCTTGATCCTATATCTTTCCAGTTTCATAGCTCAAATTCTGTTGATACTGTCGACTTCTCAGAGTAAAGATGTTGTGAAAGTTGCAGTATCCTTAGTTGTAGCTGGGGCATACCCTTCCATACACTCTATTATCCTGATTATAGTAAATTCAAAACTCAAATTGGCATTTAGGATCCTTTGCCAGCATTTTAAGTGCCATTTGGAAAATATGACTCTAAGCCTCATGTTATAG